One genomic window of Glycine max cultivar Williams 82 chromosome 16, Glycine_max_v4.0, whole genome shotgun sequence includes the following:
- the LOC100815492 gene encoding histone-lysine N-methyltransferase SUVR5 isoform X1 → MEVLPCSGVQYAGGSDCSQSSSGTMFVNQGESGGQAKLEDDRLNDSLQTEGPQIERQGQTQQNICEPLINIACQCGGASCCDCQVEGQKESISFRDVEDDGINEPCLAFENLVSIADTNESESPNGSREVELSFSEPTWLKGDEPVALWVKWRGSWQAGIKCAKVDWPLSTLKAKPTHDRKKYFVIFFPHTRNYSWADMLLVRSIYEFPQPIAYKTHQAGLKMVKDLTVARRFIMQKLTIGVLSIVDQLHPNALLETARDVMVWKEFAMETSRCNSYSDFGRMLLELQNSIVKHYTDADWIQHSSYSWAERCQNANSAESVELLKEELFDSILWNDVNALWDSLVQSTLGSEWKTWKHDVMKWFSTSPSFSSSKDMQHMTSDGLFQVSLQVGRKRPKLEVRRADTHATLVETNGSDQPITLKTDPGFYRNQDTLNTLESETSTLKDIKEVPVATDLPSNLTNKWNEIVVEATDSEILHGNGTQSTPMNEMAGKKVVEPGAKNRQCIAYVEAKGRQCVRLANNGEVYCCAHLSSQFLGNSGKAEKPVSVDTPMCGGTTVLGTKCKHHALPGSSFCKKHRPHAETNEISNLTHNTLKRKHKENHIGSGGLISKGMVLINAESSLQVEPVPAIDGNSFLERSNLDERPALSGNDQIAMEALHCIGSPPYDDKDPCLEAPKRYILYCEKHLPSWLKCARNGKSRIISKEVFTEILRDCCSWKQKVHLHKACELFYRLVKSILSQRSPVSKEVQFQQALTEASKDTSVGEFLTKLVHSEKERIKLIWGFNDDIDVSSLLDGLPLVPSTDNDSFDNENVIKCKICCAKFPDDQTLGNHWMDNHKKEAQWLFRGYACAICLDSFTNKKLLETHVQERHHVQFVEQCLLLQCIPCGSHFGNMEQLWLHVLSVHPVEFKPLKAPEQPLPCEDTSEKLEQGNSAFLENNSKNPGGLRRFVCRFCGLKFDLLPDLGRHHQAAHMGRNLGTSRSTKRSVCYYTHRLKSGRLGRPRFKNGLAAASSRIRNRANANLKRQIQATKSLDMVETTIKPHVNETENIGKLAEYQCSAVAKILFSEIQKTKLRPNNFDILSIGRSACCKVSLKASLEEKYGILPERLYLKAAKLCSDHNIQVSWHQDGFICPRGCKVLKDQRHLSPLASLFNGFLKPKSVILSDPASDELEVDEFHYILDSHHLKVGSLQKVTVLCDDISFGKESIPVICVVDQDILNSLLRHGSDEEDINLSRPWESFTYVTKPILDQSLSLDSEQSLQLRCACSFSACCPETCDHVYLFDNDYDDAKDIFGKPMRSRFPYDENGRIILEEGYLVYECNQMCKCYKTCPNRILQNGLRVKLEVFKTEKKGWALRAGEAILRGTFVCEYIGEVLDTREAQNRRKRYGKEHCSYFYDVDDHVNDMSRLIEGQAHYVIDTTRFGNVSRFINNSCSPNLVSYQVLVESMDCERAHIGLYANRDIALGEELTYNYHYELVPGEGSPCLCGSTKCRGRLY, encoded by the exons ATGGAAGTACTTCCTTGTTCTGGTGTTCAGTATGCTGGGGGATCTGATTGCTCTCAGTCAAGTTCAGGAACAATGTTTGTAAACCAGGGAGAAAGTGGTGGTCAGGCTAAGTTGGAAGATGATCGACTGAATGACTCATTACAAACGGAAGGGCCTCAGATAGAAAGACAAGGCCAAACACAACAGAATATTTGTGAACCCTTGATTAATATAGCTTGCCAATGTGGTGGAGCttcatgttgtgactgccaagTGGAAGGCCAGAAGGAATCCATTAGTTTCCGtgatgttgaagatgatggAATAAATGAGCCTTGCTTAGCCTTTGAAAACTTAGTCTCTATTGCAGATACAAATGAAAGTGAATCACCAAATGGTAGTAGGGAAGTAGAGCTGTCATTTTCTGAACCAACTTGGCTGAAGGGAGATGAGCCTGTGGCATTGTGGGTCaag TGGAGAGGGAGCTGGCAGGCTGGTATCAAATGTGCAAAGGTTGACTGGCCATTATCAACTTTAAAAGCAAAACCAACTCATGACCGgaagaaatattttgttatattttttcctcACACAAGGAATTATTCTTGGGCTGATATGCTGCTTGTTCGATCTATTTATGAGTTTCCCCAGCCTATTGCATACAAAACTCATCAAGCCGGATTGAAAATGGTAAAAGATTTGACTGTTGCACGGCGGTTTATAATGCAAAAGCTAACCATTGGTGTACTGAGCATTGTTGATCAGCTTCATCCTAAT GCCTTGCTAGAAACTGCTCGTGATGTGATGGTTTGGAAGGAGTTTGCTATGGAGACTTCTCGTTGTAACAGTTATTCAGATTTTGGCAGAATGCTTCTAGAGTTACAAAAT AGCATAGTGAAGCACTACACAGATGCTGACTGGATACAACATTCATCTTACTCTTGGGCTGAACGATGCCAGAATGCAAATAGTGCTGAATCAGTAGAGCTACTGAAGGAG GAATTGTTTGATTCTATTTTGTGGAATGATGTCAATGCTCTTTGGGATTCACTGGTGCAATCAACATTAGGTTCGGAGTGGAAAACCTGGAAGCATGATGTGATGAAATGGTTTTCCACATCACCTTCCTTTTCTAGCAGCAAGGATATGCAGCACATGACCTCTGATGGGTTGTTCCAAGTAAGCCTTCAGGTTGGTAGAAAAAGGCCCAAACTTGAAGTTCGCCGTGCAGATACGCATGCTACACTGGTGGAAACAAATGGTTCAGATCAGCCAATTACTCTCAAAACTGACCCAGGTTTCTATAGGAATCAGGACACATTGAATACATTAGAATCTGAGACCTCTACACTCAAAGATATTAAAGAGGTACCTGTGGCAACTGATTTACCTAGCAATTTGACCAATAAATGGAATGAAATTGTAGTTGAGGCTACCGATTCTGAGATCTTGCATGGCAATGGAACACAATCAACACCTATGAATGAGATGGCTGGTAAAAAAGTTGTAGAACCTGGTGCTAAGAATCGACAATGCATAGCTTATGTTGAAGCCAAGGGAAGACAATGTGTGAGATTGGCAAATAATGGTGAGGTATACTGTTGTGCGCATTTGTCATCTCAATTTTTGGGAAACTCAGGGAAAGCTGAAAAACCTGTTTCAGTTGATACTCCAATGTGTGGAGGTACAACTGTTCTTGGTACTAAATGTAAGCATCATGCCCTTCCTGGCTCTTCATTCTGTAAGAAACATCGTCCCCATGCTGAAACAAATGAGATCTCAAATTTAACCCATAATACGCTGAAGAGAAAACATAAAGAAAATCACATTGGTTCAGGGGGCTTGATCAGCAAAGGCATGGTATTGATAAATGCTGAAAGTTCATTGCAAGTAGAACCAGTGCCTGCCATTGATGGTAATTCCTTCCTTGAGAGAAGCAACTTAGATGAGAGGCCCGCCCTTTCTGGTAATGATCAGATTGCAATGGAGGCACTTCACTGTATAGGCTCTCCTCCTTATGATGACAAGGACCCCTGTTTGGAAGCACCAAAGCGGTATATCTTGTATTGTGAGAAGCACCTTCCAAGCTGGCTAAAATGTGCAAGAAATGGAAAGAGTAGGATAATATCAAAAGAAGTGTTCACAGAAATTTTAAGGGACTGCTGCTCATGGAAGCAAAAGGTGCACCTGCATAAAGCATGTGAGCTTTTTTACAGGCTAGTCAAAAGCATTTTGTCACAAAGAAGCCCAGTTTCTAAGGAAGTTCAGTTCCAGCAGGCTTTAACAGAAGCCTCAAAAGATACTAGTGTCGGGGAATTCCTTACAAAGTTGGTTCATAGTGAAAAGGAGAGAATCAAATTGATTTGGGGATTCAATGATGACATAGATGTATCCTCACTTTTGGATGGACTACCTCTCGTTCCTTCCACAGATAATGACAGCTTTGATAATGAAAATGTCATTAAGTGTAAGATTTGCTGTGCAAAATTTCCTGATGACCAAACTCTTGGTAATCATTGGATGGACAACCATAAAAAGGAAGCACAGTGGCTGTTCAGAGGTTATGCTTGTGCCATTTGTCTGGATTCTTTTACAAACAAGAAGCTATTGGAAACCCATGTTCAGGAGAGACATCATGTGCAGTTTGTTGAACAGTGCTTGCTTCTCCAATGCATTCCTTGTGGTAGTCATTTTGGAAATATGGAGCAGTTATGGCTGCATGTTCTATCAGTCCACCCTGTTGAATTCAAGCCATTGAAAGCTCCTGAGCAGCCTTTGCCTTGTGAGGACACTTCGGAAAAACTTGAGCAGGGAAATTCAGCTTTTTTGGAGAATAATTCCAAGAATCCAGGTGGTTTGCGGAGGTTTGTTTGCCGGTTTTGTGGGTTAAAATTTGATTTACTACCTGACCTGGGTCGCCATCATCAAGCTGCTCATATGGGCCGCAATCTAGGTACCAGCCGCTCTACAAAAAGGAGTGTTTGTTATTATACGCATAGATTAAAATCTGGCAGACTTGGTCGTCCTAGATTTAAAAATGGTTTGGCAGCAGCATCATCTAGAATCAGGAATAGGGCTAATGCTAATTTAAAGAGACAGATTCAGGCAACAAAGTCACTTGACATGGTGGAAACAACAATAAAACCTCatgtaaatgagacagaaaatATTGGTAAGTTGGCAGAATATCAATGCTCGGCAGTTgcaaagattttattttctgagATTCAGAAGACTAAACTGCGGCCTAACAATTTTGATATCTTGTCAATTGGTCGTTCTGCATGCTGTAAAGTTAGTCTTAAAGCCTCACTGGAggagaaatatggaattttGCCTGAAAGGCTCTATTTGAAGGCAGCAAAACTTTGCAGTGATCATAACATTCAGGTGAGTTGGCACCAGGATGGGTTCATTTGTCCTAGGGGTTGTAAGGTTTTGAAGGACCAAAGGCATCTCTCTCCCTTAGCATCTCTTTTTAATGGTTTCCTAAAGCCAAAATCAGTAATTTTATCAGATCCTGCAAGTGACGAGTTGGAGGTGGATGAGTTTCATTACATCCTTGATTCACATCATTTAAAAGTAGGGTCCTTACAAAAGGTTACTGTCTTGTGTGATGACATAAGCTTTGGGAAGGAATCAATTCCAGTGATTTGTGTAGTAGATCAAGATATTCTAAACTCTCTTCTTAGACATGGGTCGGATGAGGAAGATATAAATCTCTCTAGGCCTTGGGAGAGCTTTACTTATGTTACAAAGCCAATCCTTGATCAATCACTTAGTCTTGATTCTGAG cagaGTCTGCAACTAAGATGTGCTTGCTCATTTTCTGCCTGCTGTCCTGAAACATGTGATCACGTCTACCTTTTTGATAATGACTATGATGATGCAAAAGACATATTTGGGAAACCAATGCGTAGTAGGTTCCCATATGATGAGAATGGTCGAATAATATTGGAg GAAGGTTACCTTGTGTATGAATGCAACCAGATGTGCAAATGCTATAAAACCTGTCCAAACAGAATATTGCAGAATGGATTACGGGTTAAATTGGAAGTCTTTAAAACAGAAAAGAAG GGATGGGCATTAAGGGCTGGTGAGGCTATCCTTCGTGGAACATTTGTGTGTGAGTACATTGGAGAGGTTTTAGATACGCGGGAGGCACAAAACCGGCGCAAAAG ATACGGCAAAGAACACTGCAGTTATTTCTATGATGTTGATGATCATGTTAATGATATGAGCAGATTGATTGAAGGACAGGCCCATTATGTCATTGATACAACTAGATTTGGAAATGTCTCTAGGTTTATCAATAACAG CTGCTCGCCCAATCTTGTGAGTTACCAAGTTCTTGTAGAGAGCATGGATTGTGAGCGTGCACATATTGGTCTTTACGCAAATCGAGAT ATTGCTTTGGGTGAAGAATTGacatataattatcattatgaGCTTGTGCCTGGAGAGGGATCTCCTTGCCTATGTGGTTCCACTAAGTGTCGGGGACGCCTGTACTAG
- the LOC100815492 gene encoding histone-lysine N-methyltransferase SUVR5 isoform X2 translates to MEVLPCSGVQYAGGSDCSQSSSGTMFVNQGESGGQAKLEDDRLNDSLQTEGPQIERQGQTQQNICEPLINIACQCGGASCCDCQVEGQKESISFRDVEDDGINEPCLAFENLVSIADTNESESPNGSREVELSFSEPTWLKGDEPVALWVKWRGSWQAGIKCAKVDWPLSTLKAKPTHDRKKYFVIFFPHTRNYSWADMLLVRSIYEFPQPIAYKTHQAGLKMVKDLTVARRFIMQKLTIGVLSIVDQLHPNALLETARDVMVWKEFAMETSRCNSYSDFGRMLLELQNSIVKHYTDADWIQHSSYSWAERCQNANSAESVELLKEELFDSILWNDVNALWDSLVQSTLGSEWKTWKHDVMKWFSTSPSFSSSKDMQHMTSDGLFQVSLQVGRKRPKLEVRRADTHATLVETNGSDQPITLKTDPGFYRNQDTLNTLESETSTLKDIKEVPVATDLPSNLTNKWNEIVVEATDSEILHGNGTQSTPMNEMAGKKVVEPGAKNRQCIAYVEAKGRQCVRLANNGEVYCCAHLSSQFLGNSGKAEKPVSVDTPMCGGTTVLGTKCKHHALPGSSFCKKHRPHAETNEISNLTHNTLKRKHKENHIGSGGLISKGMVLINAESSLQVEPVPAIDGNSFLERSNLDERPALSGNDQIAMEALHCIGSPPYDDKDPCLEAPKRYILYCEKHLPSWLKCARNGKSRIISKEVFTEILRDCCSWKQKVHLHKACELFYRLVKSILSQRSPVSKEVQFQQALTEASKDTSVGEFLTKLVHSEKERIKLIWGFNDDIDVSSLLDGLPLVPSTDNDSFDNENVIKCKICCAKFPDDQTLGNHWMDNHKKEAQWLFRGYACAICLDSFTNKKLLETHVQERHHVQFVEQCLLLQCIPCGSHFGNMEQLWLHVLSVHPVEFKPLKAPEQPLPCEDTSEKLEQGNSAFLENNSKNPGGLRRFVCRFCGLKFDLLPDLGRHHQAAHMGRNLGTSRSTKRSVCYYTHRLKSGRLGRPRFKNGLAAASSRIRNRANANLKRQIQATKSLDMVETTIKPHVNETENIGKLAEYQCSAVAKILFSEIQKTKLRPNNFDILSIGRSACCKVSLKASLEEKYGILPERLYLKAAKLCSDHNIQVSWHQDGFICPRGCKVLKDQRHLSPLASLFNGFLKPKSVILSDPASDELEVDEFHYILDSHHLKVGSLQKVTVLCDDISFGKESIPVICVVDQDILNSLLRHGSDEEDINLSRPWESFTYVTKPILDQSLSLDSESLQLRCACSFSACCPETCDHVYLFDNDYDDAKDIFGKPMRSRFPYDENGRIILEEGYLVYECNQMCKCYKTCPNRILQNGLRVKLEVFKTEKKGWALRAGEAILRGTFVCEYIGEVLDTREAQNRRKRYGKEHCSYFYDVDDHVNDMSRLIEGQAHYVIDTTRFGNVSRFINNSCSPNLVSYQVLVESMDCERAHIGLYANRDIALGEELTYNYHYELVPGEGSPCLCGSTKCRGRLY, encoded by the exons ATGGAAGTACTTCCTTGTTCTGGTGTTCAGTATGCTGGGGGATCTGATTGCTCTCAGTCAAGTTCAGGAACAATGTTTGTAAACCAGGGAGAAAGTGGTGGTCAGGCTAAGTTGGAAGATGATCGACTGAATGACTCATTACAAACGGAAGGGCCTCAGATAGAAAGACAAGGCCAAACACAACAGAATATTTGTGAACCCTTGATTAATATAGCTTGCCAATGTGGTGGAGCttcatgttgtgactgccaagTGGAAGGCCAGAAGGAATCCATTAGTTTCCGtgatgttgaagatgatggAATAAATGAGCCTTGCTTAGCCTTTGAAAACTTAGTCTCTATTGCAGATACAAATGAAAGTGAATCACCAAATGGTAGTAGGGAAGTAGAGCTGTCATTTTCTGAACCAACTTGGCTGAAGGGAGATGAGCCTGTGGCATTGTGGGTCaag TGGAGAGGGAGCTGGCAGGCTGGTATCAAATGTGCAAAGGTTGACTGGCCATTATCAACTTTAAAAGCAAAACCAACTCATGACCGgaagaaatattttgttatattttttcctcACACAAGGAATTATTCTTGGGCTGATATGCTGCTTGTTCGATCTATTTATGAGTTTCCCCAGCCTATTGCATACAAAACTCATCAAGCCGGATTGAAAATGGTAAAAGATTTGACTGTTGCACGGCGGTTTATAATGCAAAAGCTAACCATTGGTGTACTGAGCATTGTTGATCAGCTTCATCCTAAT GCCTTGCTAGAAACTGCTCGTGATGTGATGGTTTGGAAGGAGTTTGCTATGGAGACTTCTCGTTGTAACAGTTATTCAGATTTTGGCAGAATGCTTCTAGAGTTACAAAAT AGCATAGTGAAGCACTACACAGATGCTGACTGGATACAACATTCATCTTACTCTTGGGCTGAACGATGCCAGAATGCAAATAGTGCTGAATCAGTAGAGCTACTGAAGGAG GAATTGTTTGATTCTATTTTGTGGAATGATGTCAATGCTCTTTGGGATTCACTGGTGCAATCAACATTAGGTTCGGAGTGGAAAACCTGGAAGCATGATGTGATGAAATGGTTTTCCACATCACCTTCCTTTTCTAGCAGCAAGGATATGCAGCACATGACCTCTGATGGGTTGTTCCAAGTAAGCCTTCAGGTTGGTAGAAAAAGGCCCAAACTTGAAGTTCGCCGTGCAGATACGCATGCTACACTGGTGGAAACAAATGGTTCAGATCAGCCAATTACTCTCAAAACTGACCCAGGTTTCTATAGGAATCAGGACACATTGAATACATTAGAATCTGAGACCTCTACACTCAAAGATATTAAAGAGGTACCTGTGGCAACTGATTTACCTAGCAATTTGACCAATAAATGGAATGAAATTGTAGTTGAGGCTACCGATTCTGAGATCTTGCATGGCAATGGAACACAATCAACACCTATGAATGAGATGGCTGGTAAAAAAGTTGTAGAACCTGGTGCTAAGAATCGACAATGCATAGCTTATGTTGAAGCCAAGGGAAGACAATGTGTGAGATTGGCAAATAATGGTGAGGTATACTGTTGTGCGCATTTGTCATCTCAATTTTTGGGAAACTCAGGGAAAGCTGAAAAACCTGTTTCAGTTGATACTCCAATGTGTGGAGGTACAACTGTTCTTGGTACTAAATGTAAGCATCATGCCCTTCCTGGCTCTTCATTCTGTAAGAAACATCGTCCCCATGCTGAAACAAATGAGATCTCAAATTTAACCCATAATACGCTGAAGAGAAAACATAAAGAAAATCACATTGGTTCAGGGGGCTTGATCAGCAAAGGCATGGTATTGATAAATGCTGAAAGTTCATTGCAAGTAGAACCAGTGCCTGCCATTGATGGTAATTCCTTCCTTGAGAGAAGCAACTTAGATGAGAGGCCCGCCCTTTCTGGTAATGATCAGATTGCAATGGAGGCACTTCACTGTATAGGCTCTCCTCCTTATGATGACAAGGACCCCTGTTTGGAAGCACCAAAGCGGTATATCTTGTATTGTGAGAAGCACCTTCCAAGCTGGCTAAAATGTGCAAGAAATGGAAAGAGTAGGATAATATCAAAAGAAGTGTTCACAGAAATTTTAAGGGACTGCTGCTCATGGAAGCAAAAGGTGCACCTGCATAAAGCATGTGAGCTTTTTTACAGGCTAGTCAAAAGCATTTTGTCACAAAGAAGCCCAGTTTCTAAGGAAGTTCAGTTCCAGCAGGCTTTAACAGAAGCCTCAAAAGATACTAGTGTCGGGGAATTCCTTACAAAGTTGGTTCATAGTGAAAAGGAGAGAATCAAATTGATTTGGGGATTCAATGATGACATAGATGTATCCTCACTTTTGGATGGACTACCTCTCGTTCCTTCCACAGATAATGACAGCTTTGATAATGAAAATGTCATTAAGTGTAAGATTTGCTGTGCAAAATTTCCTGATGACCAAACTCTTGGTAATCATTGGATGGACAACCATAAAAAGGAAGCACAGTGGCTGTTCAGAGGTTATGCTTGTGCCATTTGTCTGGATTCTTTTACAAACAAGAAGCTATTGGAAACCCATGTTCAGGAGAGACATCATGTGCAGTTTGTTGAACAGTGCTTGCTTCTCCAATGCATTCCTTGTGGTAGTCATTTTGGAAATATGGAGCAGTTATGGCTGCATGTTCTATCAGTCCACCCTGTTGAATTCAAGCCATTGAAAGCTCCTGAGCAGCCTTTGCCTTGTGAGGACACTTCGGAAAAACTTGAGCAGGGAAATTCAGCTTTTTTGGAGAATAATTCCAAGAATCCAGGTGGTTTGCGGAGGTTTGTTTGCCGGTTTTGTGGGTTAAAATTTGATTTACTACCTGACCTGGGTCGCCATCATCAAGCTGCTCATATGGGCCGCAATCTAGGTACCAGCCGCTCTACAAAAAGGAGTGTTTGTTATTATACGCATAGATTAAAATCTGGCAGACTTGGTCGTCCTAGATTTAAAAATGGTTTGGCAGCAGCATCATCTAGAATCAGGAATAGGGCTAATGCTAATTTAAAGAGACAGATTCAGGCAACAAAGTCACTTGACATGGTGGAAACAACAATAAAACCTCatgtaaatgagacagaaaatATTGGTAAGTTGGCAGAATATCAATGCTCGGCAGTTgcaaagattttattttctgagATTCAGAAGACTAAACTGCGGCCTAACAATTTTGATATCTTGTCAATTGGTCGTTCTGCATGCTGTAAAGTTAGTCTTAAAGCCTCACTGGAggagaaatatggaattttGCCTGAAAGGCTCTATTTGAAGGCAGCAAAACTTTGCAGTGATCATAACATTCAGGTGAGTTGGCACCAGGATGGGTTCATTTGTCCTAGGGGTTGTAAGGTTTTGAAGGACCAAAGGCATCTCTCTCCCTTAGCATCTCTTTTTAATGGTTTCCTAAAGCCAAAATCAGTAATTTTATCAGATCCTGCAAGTGACGAGTTGGAGGTGGATGAGTTTCATTACATCCTTGATTCACATCATTTAAAAGTAGGGTCCTTACAAAAGGTTACTGTCTTGTGTGATGACATAAGCTTTGGGAAGGAATCAATTCCAGTGATTTGTGTAGTAGATCAAGATATTCTAAACTCTCTTCTTAGACATGGGTCGGATGAGGAAGATATAAATCTCTCTAGGCCTTGGGAGAGCTTTACTTATGTTACAAAGCCAATCCTTGATCAATCACTTAGTCTTGATTCTGAG aGTCTGCAACTAAGATGTGCTTGCTCATTTTCTGCCTGCTGTCCTGAAACATGTGATCACGTCTACCTTTTTGATAATGACTATGATGATGCAAAAGACATATTTGGGAAACCAATGCGTAGTAGGTTCCCATATGATGAGAATGGTCGAATAATATTGGAg GAAGGTTACCTTGTGTATGAATGCAACCAGATGTGCAAATGCTATAAAACCTGTCCAAACAGAATATTGCAGAATGGATTACGGGTTAAATTGGAAGTCTTTAAAACAGAAAAGAAG GGATGGGCATTAAGGGCTGGTGAGGCTATCCTTCGTGGAACATTTGTGTGTGAGTACATTGGAGAGGTTTTAGATACGCGGGAGGCACAAAACCGGCGCAAAAG ATACGGCAAAGAACACTGCAGTTATTTCTATGATGTTGATGATCATGTTAATGATATGAGCAGATTGATTGAAGGACAGGCCCATTATGTCATTGATACAACTAGATTTGGAAATGTCTCTAGGTTTATCAATAACAG CTGCTCGCCCAATCTTGTGAGTTACCAAGTTCTTGTAGAGAGCATGGATTGTGAGCGTGCACATATTGGTCTTTACGCAAATCGAGAT ATTGCTTTGGGTGAAGAATTGacatataattatcattatgaGCTTGTGCCTGGAGAGGGATCTCCTTGCCTATGTGGTTCCACTAAGTGTCGGGGACGCCTGTACTAG